One segment of Manduca sexta isolate Smith_Timp_Sample1 chromosome 27, JHU_Msex_v1.0, whole genome shotgun sequence DNA contains the following:
- the LOC119190829 gene encoding uncharacterized protein LOC119190829, translating to MLKLVVPFVFLLVVSVQANPLQSRSSLKDQHAIFELEEPCVRQGGLCQRIEDCDPANLVTAHALLCPKQLHLGAVCCYF from the exons atgttgaaaTTAGTGGTACCGTTTGTTTTTTTACTGGTAGTGTCAGTGCAAGCTAACCCCCTCCAATCGAGGTCGTCATTAAAAG ATCAACATGCAATATTTGAATTGGAGGAACCCTGCGTGCGGCAAGGCGGACTCTGCCAACGAATCGAAGATTGCGACCCTGCAAATTTAGTAACTGCCCATGCACTTCTGTGCCCGAAACAACTGCATCTAGGTGCAGTATGTTGTTAC TTTTGA